CTCTTGGTACAATCACAGCCAGAAGATTCATCGCTGCCATCTTTTCTACAGTTTCGTATGGAAAGCGTTCTTCCTCATCGATGATGCTTGCCAGCGGCTCCTCTTCTTTCTGCGCAAAATCTCTGACAATCCTTTGAATCATTTTCTGAGCCGGAGTCAGGCTAAAGTTCATCAATTCCTCCTCAATCCCATTTTATCAGATTCCCGCCCCAGGTCAGGCCGCCTCCGAATGCCGAAAGTGCAACCAGATCCCCTGATTTCAGCTTTCCACTGCGTCTCATTTCATCCAGGCAGATGGGAATGGTCGCGGCAGACGTATTGCCAAGGTTTTCTATATTGGAATAGACTTTACTTTCAGGCAGTTCCAATCTTTTACCCACTGCGTCCATGATCCGTCGATTGGCCTGATGCGGCACCAGCCAGGTCAGGTCGTTGCGGGTATAGCCATGCCTCGCGAGCAGAATATCCACGATATCAGCCATGCTTTTTACGGCGACTTTGAAAATCTCTTTGCCTTTCATCAGAAGAAAATGCTGACGATTCTTGACGGTTTCCAAAGAGGCAGGAAGCCTGGTACCGCCGGCAGGCATTTCCAGGAGATGTCCTCCGCTTCCGTCAGCCCTGAGGTAGTTGCTTAAAATTCCTTTGCCGGGCTCTCCTGGTTCAATCAGTGTGGCAGCAGCTCCGTCTCCGAAAATGACACAGGTCCCTCGATCTTGCCAGTCCATGATCTTGGAATTGGTTTCGCTGGCGACTACCAAAACTCGTTTGTATTCGCCGGATTTCACGCAGGCGGAAGCCATTGACAAGCCGGAGATATAACCCGTGCAGGCTGCCTCAATATCAAAAGCCCCGGCATTCTTCGCCCCCAGCTTATCCTGAATCAGGCAGGCAGTGGCAGGAAAAAGATGGTCTGGGGAAAAAGTGCAGCAGATAATCAGTTCTATGGATAATGGATCAATCGCGAATTCGTCGCACAATTTTCTGGCAGCTTTGAAGCCGAGATCTGAAGTGGCTTCATCTGCTGCCGCGATCCTGCGTTCCCTGATGCCGGTGCGCTCGAAGATCCATTCGTCTGTAGTCTCTACCAGTTTTTCCATTTCCTTATTGGTGACGATTCGGCTGGGAAGATATGAAGCAGTAGCGGTGATTTTAGCTCCCACTGGTGAATTTATCATTCTGAAAATACTCCTTGAATTTGTTGACGATTTCGCTTTTTTCAAAAATTACAGCGTATTTCAAAGCATTGGCGATGGCCTTTCTTTTCGAACTGCCATGGGCTTTGATTGAGATGCCATCAACACCCAGCAATGGAAATCCGCCATATTCTGAATAATCAAGCTTCCGTTTCATCCCGCAGAGCACCAAGCTTTTCGCTTCCTGGGTAAGGCCGGGAATTTCGCCCAGGCTCTTTTCAAAGGATTTGAGCAGAAACATGCCGAATCCTTCCAGGGATTTGAGCAGAATGTTGCCGATGAATCCGTCTGCGACGACAACATCCACATCTCCAAAAAAGAGATTGTTGCCTTCGATATTGCCTGTGAAATTAATAGTTTTATCCGATTTAAGCAGTTGATATAATTCCTGAACATCACGTGGCCCCTTTTTTTCTTCGCTGCCGATGTTAAGAATCGCAATTTTAGGTTCAGGCTTTCCATATACATCACGGGCCAGTATGTTTCCCATTAGAGCGAACTGATATAAATACTCCGGCTTGCTCTCGCTGTTGGCGCCGGAATCGATCAGGATAAAAAAACCGTCTTTTTTGGGGATTGTGGTAGCGATGGCCGGACGTTTGATGCTGGAGATCCGCCCCAGCACCAGCAGGCTGTTGCTCATCAGCGCCCCAGTGTTTCCGGCTGAAACGAAGACTGCGGCACGTCTGTCGCGCATCAATTCCAGCCCTTTGTTGATGGATGAGTTGGCCTTCTTAAGCAGGGGGCTGTCATCCATTTTGAAA
Above is a genomic segment from Candidatus Wallbacteria bacterium containing:
- a CDS encoding acyl-CoA dehydrogenase family protein, coding for MNFSLTPAQKMIQRIVRDFAQKEEEPLASIIDEEERFPYETVEKMAAMNLLAVIVPR
- a CDS encoding ketoacyl-ACP synthase III, which encodes MINSPVGAKITATASYLPSRIVTNKEMEKLVETTDEWIFERTGIRERRIAAADEATSDLGFKAARKLCDEFAIDPLSIELIICCTFSPDHLFPATACLIQDKLGAKNAGAFDIEAACTGYISGLSMASACVKSGEYKRVLVVASETNSKIMDWQDRGTCVIFGDGAAATLIEPGEPGKGILSNYLRADGSGGHLLEMPAGGTRLPASLETVKNRQHFLLMKGKEIFKVAVKSMADIVDILLARHGYTRNDLTWLVPHQANRRIMDAVGKRLELPESKVYSNIENLGNTSAATIPICLDEMRRSGKLKSGDLVALSAFGGGLTWGGNLIKWD
- the plsX gene encoding phosphate acyltransferase PlsX, producing MKIALDVMGGDHAPQETVAGAVIAVRENPELELFLVGDEKVIREQLIGQEYPGNRVEILHCDDYFKMDDSPLLKKANSSINKGLELMRDRRAAVFVSAGNTGALMSNSLLVLGRISSIKRPAIATTIPKKDGFFILIDSGANSESKPEYLYQFALMGNILARDVYGKPEPKIAILNIGSEEKKGPRDVQELYQLLKSDKTINFTGNIEGNNLFFGDVDVVVADGFIGNILLKSLEGFGMFLLKSFEKSLGEIPGLTQEAKSLVLCGMKRKLDYSEYGGFPLLGVDGISIKAHGSSKRKAIANALKYAVIFEKSEIVNKFKEYFQNDKFTSGS